In Dromiciops gliroides isolate mDroGli1 chromosome 4, mDroGli1.pri, whole genome shotgun sequence, one DNA window encodes the following:
- the MPC2 gene encoding mitochondrial pyruvate carrier 2, whose translation MAAPGVRGLRATYHRLLDKVELMLPEKLRPLYNHPAGPRTVFFWAPIMKWGLVCAGLADMARPAEKLSTAQSAVLMATGLIWSRYSLVIIPKNWSLFAVNFFVGAAGGSQLFRIWRYKQELRAKEDL comes from the exons ATGGCTGCCCCCGGAGTCCGAGGCCTGCGGGCCACCTACCACCGTTTGCTCGACAAGGTGGAGCTGATGCTGCCCGAGAAGCTGAGGCCCCTCTACAACCACCCGGCAG gTCCTAGAACTGTGTTTTTCTGGGCACCAATTATGAAATGG GGGTTGGTTTGTGCTGGATTGGCTGACATGGCCAGGCCTGCAGAAAAACTCAGCACGGCACAGTCTGCTGTATTGATGGCTACAG GATTAATATGGTCAAGATACTCCCTTGTAATTATTCCTAAAAACTGGAGTCTGTTTGCTGTTAATTTTTTTGTCGGTGCCGCAGGAGGCTCTCAACTCTTTCGTATATGGAG GTATAAACAGGAACTAAGAGCTAAGGAAGATTTGTAA